Proteins encoded within one genomic window of Raineyella fluvialis:
- a CDS encoding MetQ/NlpA family ABC transporter substrate-binding protein yields the protein MTIRFRALAATIAALTLSAVGLSGCTKGQETLTISASATPHAEILKYVQDSGQLKNTKVEVKTISGEIDPNQLLEAGDVTANFFQHKPYLDDWQRQHKTDNLVIVASTHIEPMAVYSRKYKAIADIPAGSTIAVPKDPTNYARALYELQGAGLLTMKQPADKANLSTITEADIAANQKQLKFVELDRPQLPRTLDDPQVAASVINSNYAIEAGLNPAKDGLAVESSTNNPYANILVTTAAKKDDAGIKELAAALESKQTADWIKQKYGDSIVPVHESAK from the coding sequence ATGACAATTCGATTCCGCGCGCTCGCCGCCACCATCGCGGCTCTGACCCTGTCGGCGGTAGGACTCTCCGGATGCACCAAGGGCCAGGAGACGCTGACGATCTCGGCCTCCGCCACGCCGCACGCCGAGATCCTCAAGTACGTGCAGGACTCCGGCCAGCTCAAGAACACCAAGGTCGAGGTCAAGACGATCTCCGGTGAGATCGACCCCAACCAGCTGCTCGAGGCCGGCGACGTCACCGCGAACTTCTTCCAGCACAAGCCCTACCTGGACGATTGGCAGCGCCAGCACAAGACGGACAACCTCGTCATCGTCGCGTCCACGCACATCGAGCCGATGGCCGTCTACTCGCGCAAGTACAAGGCGATCGCCGACATCCCGGCCGGCTCCACGATCGCGGTCCCGAAGGATCCGACCAACTACGCGCGCGCCCTCTACGAGCTGCAGGGCGCCGGTCTGCTGACGATGAAGCAGCCGGCCGACAAGGCCAACCTGTCGACCATCACTGAAGCCGACATCGCCGCCAACCAGAAGCAGCTCAAGTTCGTCGAGCTGGACCGCCCGCAGCTGCCGCGTACGCTCGACGACCCGCAGGTCGCCGCCTCGGTGATCAACTCCAACTACGCGATCGAGGCCGGCCTCAACCCGGCCAAGGACGGCCTGGCCGTGGAGTCCAGCACGAACAACCCGTACGCCAACATCCTCGTGACGACGGCCGCGAAGAAGGACGACGCGGGCATCAAGGAACTCGCCGCGGCGCTGGAGTCCAAGCAGACGGCGGACTGGATCAAGCAGAAGTACGGTGACTCCATCGTCCCCGTCCATGAGAGTGCCAAGTGA
- a CDS encoding methionine ABC transporter ATP-binding protein: protein MIEIDQLAKTYTTRQHGDVKALTGVTLNVPDGAIQGIVGPSGAGKSTLLRCLNLLEQPTGGRIVLNGDDLTTLSSADLRAARRRIGTVFQHFELLHSRTVADNIGLPLELAKASDQERRDRIAELVELVGLQGRERSYPSQLSGGQQQRVGIARALAARPDVLLCDEPTSALDPATTSQILDLLVRVNRSLGVTIVLITHELAVVRRICTHAALLDHGRITESGPVVDLVTDAGSALGQLVAPIPSGVAGRPGAALITALDDDADRPWLSELARTHDLDISVVAGGVERIAGRRVGKVVLQFAPDVDRAIVEDYLRRHEQVQLTWLDRLPAPAAPLEEELA from the coding sequence GTGATCGAGATCGACCAGCTCGCCAAGACGTACACCACGCGACAGCATGGTGACGTCAAGGCGCTGACCGGCGTGACGCTGAATGTGCCCGACGGTGCCATCCAAGGCATCGTCGGGCCTTCGGGCGCCGGCAAGTCAACACTGCTCCGCTGTCTGAACCTGCTGGAGCAACCCACCGGTGGTCGGATCGTCCTCAACGGGGACGACCTGACCACTTTGTCGTCCGCCGATCTGCGGGCGGCCCGGCGGCGGATCGGGACGGTCTTCCAGCACTTCGAGTTGTTGCACTCCCGTACGGTCGCCGACAACATCGGCCTGCCGCTGGAGCTGGCCAAGGCCTCCGACCAGGAGCGCCGGGACCGGATCGCCGAGCTCGTCGAGCTCGTCGGCCTGCAGGGCCGGGAACGCTCGTACCCCTCCCAGTTGTCCGGAGGGCAGCAGCAGCGCGTCGGCATCGCCCGCGCGCTCGCCGCACGCCCGGACGTCCTGCTCTGCGACGAACCGACCAGCGCCCTCGACCCGGCCACCACCAGCCAGATCCTCGACCTGCTGGTCCGGGTCAATCGGTCCCTCGGCGTGACCATCGTCCTCATCACGCATGAACTGGCGGTCGTCCGGCGGATCTGCACCCATGCCGCGCTGCTGGACCATGGCCGTATCACCGAGTCCGGCCCGGTCGTCGACCTGGTCACGGACGCCGGGTCCGCCCTGGGCCAACTGGTCGCCCCGATCCCGTCCGGAGTGGCGGGCCGCCCCGGAGCCGCCCTGATCACCGCCCTGGACGACGACGCGGACCGGCCCTGGCTCAGCGAGCTCGCCCGTACGCACGACCTCGACATCTCCGTCGTGGCCGGCGGGGTCGAGCGAATCGCCGGCCGGCGCGTCGGCAAGGTGGTGCTGCAGTTCGCACCCGACGTGGACCGGGCGATCGTCGAGGACTACCTCCGCCGGCACGAGCAGGTGCAGCTGACCTGGCTCGACCGACTGCCCGCCCCCGCGGCCCCGCTCGAGGAGGAGCTCGCATGA
- a CDS encoding methionine ABC transporter permease — protein sequence MTDKVTWVQALPELWTALLETVYMVSVSFVIAFVAGVVLGVLLHVTERRGLRPNGTVNQVLGTVVNIVRSMPFIVLLILLLGLTRLIVGTAIGPTAAIVPLSIAGIPFFARVVENALAEVPRGRIEAAAAMGASDMQIIRKVLLPEAASGVIAGSTLTLVMLVGSSAMAGVIGGGGLGDLALVYGYQRFNNQVLIACVVVLIILVQGIQMIGDGWLRARAHKR from the coding sequence ATGACTGACAAGGTCACCTGGGTCCAGGCCCTGCCGGAGCTCTGGACGGCGCTGTTGGAGACCGTCTACATGGTCAGCGTCTCGTTCGTCATCGCCTTCGTGGCCGGCGTCGTGCTGGGCGTCCTGCTGCACGTCACCGAGCGCCGCGGGCTGCGGCCGAACGGCACCGTCAACCAGGTGCTCGGCACCGTCGTCAACATCGTCCGGTCGATGCCGTTCATCGTGCTGCTGATCCTGCTGCTCGGCCTGACCCGGCTCATCGTCGGCACCGCGATTGGCCCGACGGCCGCGATCGTGCCGCTGAGCATCGCCGGCATCCCGTTCTTCGCCCGGGTGGTGGAGAACGCGCTGGCCGAGGTCCCCCGCGGCCGGATCGAGGCCGCGGCGGCGATGGGTGCCTCGGACATGCAGATCATCCGCAAGGTGCTGCTGCCGGAGGCGGCCAGCGGTGTCATCGCCGGATCCACGCTCACCTTGGTGATGCTGGTCGGCTCTTCCGCCATGGCCGGTGTCATCGGTGGCGGAGGTCTGGGTGACCTCGCGCTCGTCTACGGTTACCAACGCTTCAACAACCAGGTCCTGATCGCCTGCGTCGTGGTATTGATCATCCTGGTGCAGGGTATCCAGATGATCGGGGACGGCTGGCTGCGGGCACGGGCCCACAAGCGCTGA